In a genomic window of Corynebacterium coyleae:
- the pknB gene encoding Stk1 family PASTA domain-containing Ser/Thr kinase translates to MLIADRYELGNIIGTGGMSDVYAATDVALGRDVAVKMLKIDMARDENFRERFRREAQNSARLNHENIVAVYDTGSVETSGVDVPYIVMERVNGMNLRDIVRNEGPLTPERAAKLLLPVTRALQASHDAGIIHRDIKPANIMVTNTGSVKVMDFGIARALDDSTSAMTQTSAVIGTAQYLSPEQARGKPADARSDIYALGCVMYETVTGVPPFEGESPFAVAYQHVQEDPVPPSERIPNPLTDNEAVNVDSVILTAMAKHPADRYQTATEMGEDLQLLEHGNVTTAARNHLSAAEHDAGAHAVDNTVVVEGAVSGPAPRRREAMAPEAAQHTRYADHRAANEKTSSNTLKWIAALLSLVLVGAVSWFAYDYFSEGNKPAITQEKMVQIPDLTGKPRNEAVQELERLGFQVSVMDEPSPDIKRGDVIATNPAAGSELKQGAVVKLTVSSGKEMTDVPDVTNLTTDEAIEELEKAGLELNPNVRRESSDNIEEGIILGQQPAGGTQIAKGSRIAITVSSGPDMVQVPSLVGLNVEQATATLSSLQLRATVTKVDSERPEGEVLAVAGENTDVPTGTTIELRISNGMLMKMPKITHLEPSDAERVLRDAGWSGRMVAGPTVPTGALVDAGQIGHQEIPAGDLIRKDQAINYNLWKFDAGALLPQNNAAAGEADTVSPQNAVNAANAVRNMERRLGL, encoded by the coding sequence ATGCTGATCGCGGACCGATATGAACTCGGCAACATCATCGGCACCGGCGGCATGTCAGACGTATATGCCGCCACTGACGTCGCGCTTGGGCGCGACGTCGCCGTGAAGATGCTGAAGATCGACATGGCGCGCGACGAGAACTTCCGCGAGCGCTTCCGCCGCGAAGCCCAAAACTCGGCGCGGCTGAACCACGAGAACATCGTGGCGGTCTACGACACCGGGTCGGTGGAAACCTCCGGTGTGGACGTGCCGTACATCGTCATGGAGCGCGTCAACGGCATGAACCTGCGCGACATCGTGCGCAACGAAGGCCCGCTTACGCCCGAGCGTGCGGCGAAGCTGCTGCTGCCGGTCACCCGCGCGCTGCAGGCCAGCCACGACGCTGGCATCATCCACCGCGACATCAAACCCGCCAACATCATGGTCACCAACACCGGCTCGGTGAAGGTGATGGACTTCGGCATCGCGCGCGCGTTGGACGATTCCACCTCCGCCATGACGCAAACCTCCGCGGTGATCGGCACCGCTCAGTACCTCTCCCCCGAGCAGGCCCGCGGCAAACCGGCCGACGCACGCAGCGACATTTACGCACTCGGCTGCGTCATGTACGAAACCGTCACCGGTGTGCCGCCGTTTGAGGGCGAATCCCCCTTCGCCGTCGCCTACCAGCACGTGCAGGAGGACCCGGTGCCGCCGTCCGAGCGGATCCCGAACCCGCTGACGGACAACGAGGCCGTCAACGTGGATTCCGTTATCCTCACCGCGATGGCAAAACACCCGGCGGATCGCTACCAGACCGCCACCGAAATGGGCGAAGACCTGCAGCTCCTTGAGCACGGCAACGTCACCACCGCTGCGCGTAATCACCTGTCCGCCGCCGAGCACGACGCGGGTGCGCATGCTGTGGACAACACGGTTGTGGTTGAGGGTGCGGTCAGTGGGCCGGCTCCGCGTCGCAGAGAAGCAATGGCTCCAGAGGCCGCACAGCACACCCGTTACGCCGACCACCGCGCCGCCAACGAGAAGACCTCCTCGAACACGCTGAAGTGGATCGCGGCGCTGCTGAGCCTGGTGCTCGTCGGCGCAGTGTCCTGGTTTGCGTACGACTACTTCTCCGAGGGCAACAAACCCGCCATCACGCAGGAAAAGATGGTGCAGATCCCCGATCTGACCGGCAAGCCGCGCAACGAAGCCGTCCAGGAACTCGAACGTCTCGGCTTCCAGGTCTCCGTCATGGACGAGCCGAGCCCGGACATCAAACGCGGCGACGTCATCGCAACCAATCCGGCAGCAGGCTCCGAACTGAAGCAGGGTGCGGTGGTGAAACTGACCGTTTCCTCCGGCAAGGAGATGACAGACGTGCCAGACGTGACCAACCTGACCACGGACGAAGCGATCGAGGAGCTGGAGAAGGCGGGCCTCGAGCTCAACCCGAACGTGCGCCGCGAATCCAGCGACAACATCGAAGAAGGCATCATCCTGGGCCAGCAACCCGCTGGCGGTACCCAGATTGCCAAGGGCTCGCGCATCGCAATCACCGTCTCCTCCGGCCCCGACATGGTCCAGGTGCCGTCGCTGGTGGGGCTGAACGTGGAGCAAGCCACCGCGACCCTGTCGTCGCTGCAACTGCGCGCCACTGTGACCAAGGTGGATTCCGAGCGTCCCGAGGGTGAAGTGCTCGCCGTCGCCGGTGAAAACACCGACGTGCCCACCGGCACCACCATTGAGCTGCGCATTTCCAACGGAATGCTGATGAAGATGCCGAAGATCACGCACCTCGAGCCGTCGGACGCTGAGCGCGTGCTGCGCGACGCCGGCTGGAGCGGCCGCATGGTCGCCGGGCCCACCGTGCCCACCGGCGCGCTTGTCGACGCCGGGCAGATCGGCCACCAAGAAATCCCCGCCGGCGACCTGATCCGCAAAGACCAGGCCATCAACTACAACCTGTGGAAGTTCGACGCCGGCGCCTTGCTGCCGCAAAATAACGCAGCTGCAGGTGAGGCTGATACAGTTTCACCCCAGAACGCGGTAAACGCGGCAAACGCGGTACGCAACATGGAACGCAGGCTCGGCCTGTAA